The region CTGCTGACCGCCAAATCGCGCATGACGAACACGGCCATGCCCAAGACCACCATCATTCCCAGCGTGCTGGTCACCAAGGACAACGCCGCCAAGTTCTACTTCCCCAAGTCGCCGTTCTGATACACAGGCTAAGGCTGTTTTGCGGTGTGAAGGGGCGGCCTACGGGTTGACCCTGCGGATCACCTCCCGAATCGGCGGCGGGGGCAGGAATGACCACATGTCCCGGCCTGTCGCGCTCCCTGGCCTCCCTCAGGGGAGACGGCCACGCAGCGGACGGAGGGGTTTGAACCGCAAACAGCCCCCACCCAAGCCCCATCTCCCAACTTGACCCCAACGGTGGCCCGGAGGCACCCTGACCCCATGCCCAGACCTCTCACCCTGTTTACCGGCCAGTGGGCCGACCTGCCCCTGGCCGAACTCGCCCCGCTCGCCAGGACAATGGGCTTCGATGGCCTGGAACTGGCCTGTTGGGGCGATCACTTCGACGTGCAGCGCGCCCTGAAAGAAGAGGGCTACGTGGACGGTGTGCGCGAATTGCTCGCCAGGCACAATCTTCAAATCCATGCCATCGGCAACCACCTGGTGGGGCAGGCGGTGTGTGATCCCATCGACGAGCGGCACAAATCCATCGTTCCGGCATACGTCTGGGGCGACGGCGATCCCGAGGGTGTGCGCGTGCGGGCCGCACAGGAGATCATAGATACCGGCAAGGCCGCGCGAAAGCTGGGGGTGAACGTGGTGACCGGCTTTACCGGATCGAGCATCTGGCACAGTCTCTACGCTTTCCCGCCCACCGATCAGGCGTACTGGGAGCGCGGCTTCGCGGACTTTGCCCGCCGCTTCACCCCCATTCTGGATGCGTTTGCCGAGGTGGACGTGAATTTCGCGCTGGAGGTTCATCCCACCGAGATCGCCTTCGACACGGCCAGCGCCGCCCGCGCATTGGAGGCCGTGGGCAATCACCCGCGTTTCGGCTTCAACTACGATCCCAGTCACCTGGCGTACCAGGGCGTGGATTACGTGGGCTTTCTCCGGCGCTTCCCGGAGCGCATCTTCCACGTCCACATCAAGGACGTGTGGTGGGGCCACGGGGGCGGCGAGGTGGGCGTGTTCGGTGGACATACCACCTTCGGCGATGGGCGGCGCTACTGGGATTTCCGCTCGGTGGGGCGCGGCGACGTGAAATTCGAGGACATCATCGTGGCGCTGCACGACATCGGCTACAGCGGCCCCCTCAGCATCGAGTGGGAGGACGCCCGCATGGACCGGGTGGCCGGGGCCACCGAAAGCGCGGCCTACACGCGCCGCCTGGATTTCCCGCCGTCGGACGTGGTCTTCGACGCGGCGTTTGCGAAAGAGGAAGCATGAGCGACTATCAGCGCCCCATCCGCCTGGCCATGGTGGGCGGCGGCCAGGACGCCTTTATCGGGGCTGTCCACCGACACGCGGCGGCACTGGACGGGCGCTACGTGCTGGTGGCCGGGGCGCTGTCCAGCACGCCGGAGCGCTCCAGAGCATCCGGCGCGGCGCTGGGCCTGCCCCCCGAGCGCCGTTACGGCACCTGGCAGGAACTGCTGGACGGCGAACAGGGGCGCGAGGACGGCGCGGAGGTGATCTCCATCGTTACGCCCAACCACCTGCATTTCCCGGTGGCGCTGGCGGCGGTTGGGGCGGGCTTTCACGTCATCTGCGACAAGCCGCTGGTGCCCACGCTCGAAGAGGCGCAGGCGTTGGAGGCCGCAGTCAAACAGGCTGGAACCGTCTTCGCCGTGACCTACAACTACAGCGGCTACCCGATGATCCGTCAGGCCCGCGAGATGGTGCGGGGGGGCGAGCTGGGGCGCGTCCGCAAGGTGATCGTGGAATACCACCAGGGCTGGCTGGCCACCGAGCAGACGGGCAAGCAGGCCGAGTGGCGCACCGATCCGGCCCGCAGCGGCCCCGCCGGAGCTTTGGGCGATATCGGCACCCACGCCGAGCAACTCGCCACGTTTGTCAGCGGATTGTTGCTGGAAGAAGTGGCCGCCGAGCTGACGGCCTTCGTGCCGGGCCGCCGCCTGGACGATGACGCCAGCATGCTGCTGCGTTTTGAGGGGGGCGCAAGAGGTGTGCTGACGGTCTCCCAGATCGAGATTGGCCGCGAGAACGACCTGCGCCTGTCGGTGTTCGGCACAAAGGGCAGCCTGAGCTGGCGGCAGGAAGACCCCAACCACCTGCTCTATGACCAGCTCGACAGCCCCA is a window of Deinococcus radiopugnans ATCC 19172 DNA encoding:
- a CDS encoding sugar phosphate isomerase/epimerase family protein, whose amino-acid sequence is MPRPLTLFTGQWADLPLAELAPLARTMGFDGLELACWGDHFDVQRALKEEGYVDGVRELLARHNLQIHAIGNHLVGQAVCDPIDERHKSIVPAYVWGDGDPEGVRVRAAQEIIDTGKAARKLGVNVVTGFTGSSIWHSLYAFPPTDQAYWERGFADFARRFTPILDAFAEVDVNFALEVHPTEIAFDTASAARALEAVGNHPRFGFNYDPSHLAYQGVDYVGFLRRFPERIFHVHIKDVWWGHGGGEVGVFGGHTTFGDGRRYWDFRSVGRGDVKFEDIIVALHDIGYSGPLSIEWEDARMDRVAGATESAAYTRRLDFPPSDVVFDAAFAKEEA
- a CDS encoding Gfo/Idh/MocA family protein, translating into MSDYQRPIRLAMVGGGQDAFIGAVHRHAAALDGRYVLVAGALSSTPERSRASGAALGLPPERRYGTWQELLDGEQGREDGAEVISIVTPNHLHFPVALAAVGAGFHVICDKPLVPTLEEAQALEAAVKQAGTVFAVTYNYSGYPMIRQAREMVRGGELGRVRKVIVEYHQGWLATEQTGKQAEWRTDPARSGPAGALGDIGTHAEQLATFVSGLLLEEVAAELTAFVPGRRLDDDASMLLRFEGGARGVLTVSQIEIGRENDLRLSVFGTKGSLSWRQEDPNHLLYDQLDSPRQMLTRGGPGTGDAAGAMTRLPAGHPEAFIEAFANIYRAVADDLAARERGESVNPDYPTVKDGVRGVAFMTRVLESAAANGNWVSLKGSD